A genomic stretch from Algoriphagus halophilus includes:
- a CDS encoding ROK family protein, whose translation MNILVIDIGGSNIKILATGQPERIKIPSGNNFSPEEMIPLIKENASNWKYDVVSIGFPGIVKNNKVITEPVNLGDGWKRFDFEAAFNCPVKLINDAAMQALGGYENKKMLFLGLGTGLGTAMVVNKTIIPLEAGHLPYKKGTFENYVGKEFLNKSGSKKWEKHVYNCIEKFSHVFQPDDILLGGGNSKLLSYVPEGCRLGTNQNAFKGGFRLWEEDFNI comes from the coding sequence ATGAATATTTTAGTTATAGACATCGGAGGCTCCAATATTAAGATCTTAGCAACCGGTCAGCCTGAAAGAATTAAAATACCTTCAGGGAACAATTTTTCTCCGGAGGAAATGATTCCTCTTATAAAAGAAAATGCATCCAATTGGAAATATGATGTGGTATCAATAGGTTTTCCAGGAATCGTAAAGAACAATAAAGTAATCACAGAGCCAGTCAATTTGGGAGACGGCTGGAAAAGGTTTGATTTTGAAGCTGCCTTTAATTGTCCCGTAAAACTAATAAATGATGCTGCCATGCAAGCCCTAGGAGGGTATGAAAACAAAAAGATGTTATTCCTTGGACTCGGTACCGGGTTAGGAACTGCGATGGTAGTCAATAAGACAATTATTCCTTTGGAAGCTGGTCACTTACCTTATAAAAAGGGGACTTTTGAAAATTATGTAGGAAAAGAGTTTTTAAATAAGAGTGGCTCAAAAAAATGGGAAAAACATGTATATAACTGTATTGAAAAGTTCTCACATGTATTCCAACCTGATGATATATTATTAGGAGGAGGTAATTCTAAATTATTGTCCTATGTACCTGAAGGATGTAGATTAGGCACTAATCAAAATGCATTTAAAGGTGGGTTCCGTCTTTGGGAAGAGGATTTTAATATCTAA
- a CDS encoding NADPH-dependent F420 reductase, with amino-acid sequence MKLGILGGTNLSRTLGKKYIDAGIQVVFGVRSDFDTEITEWKILNKFFDRICPYESAIIQSDIILICCENDYLKEICVALEKVDLEDKLIIDCTNNKHCLDTNNQSNTAIIKKSAPSNLVFKAFNNLGLDYPKSDILGIIKETYFCGEGTIEKLRVKRLIELIGYKAIDAGQIDNAYLLEAFYQLSKEITWQKKEQSNYHFKLISV; translated from the coding sequence ATGAAATTAGGAATTTTAGGAGGAACTAACCTGTCTAGAACTTTAGGTAAAAAGTATATTGATGCAGGGATCCAAGTAGTTTTTGGAGTTAGAAGTGATTTTGATACTGAAATTACTGAGTGGAAAATATTAAATAAATTTTTTGATCGGATTTGTCCTTACGAATCAGCAATTATTCAATCTGACATTATTCTCATATGTTGTGAAAATGACTATCTAAAAGAAATATGTGTTGCACTTGAGAAAGTCGATTTAGAAGATAAATTGATTATAGATTGTACCAATAATAAGCATTGTTTAGACACTAATAATCAATCAAATACTGCTATCATTAAGAAATCTGCACCTAGTAATCTGGTTTTTAAAGCATTTAACAATCTTGGATTAGATTACCCTAAATCCGATATCCTTGGAATAATAAAGGAGACTTATTTTTGTGGGGAAGGAACGATTGAAAAATTGAGAGTAAAGAGGCTAATCGAACTGATAGGGTATAAAGCAATTGATGCAGGTCAGATTGATAATGCTTATTTATTAGAGGCATTTTATCAATTAAGTAAAGAAATAACCTGGCAAAAAAAAGAACAATCTAATTATCATTTTAAGCTGATTTCAGTCTAG
- a CDS encoding glycoside hydrolase family 25 protein — translation MNYHSRTTSLVIISLLIWSCSKKQATVQESVPKPPPVSDSVEVKKTPQILGIDVSHFQGDVNWPKVKDAKITFVYDKASEGKSFKDPDYAQNKIGAHENGLAHGSYHFFTSDADAIEQANLFISIIDYGPGDMPPVLDLEQGGIKGEINPTTFQSEVLTWLNHVESKLGVKPIIYTNHVFGDRYLTHANFSNYHLWIAEYGVEQPTIPKTWSDIGWLIWQRSERGTIEGAIGQVDHDLYNPTKPFEVIKK, via the coding sequence ATGAATTATCACAGCAGAACCACTTCATTGGTTATAATTTCACTATTGATATGGTCTTGTTCAAAAAAACAGGCCACAGTTCAAGAGAGTGTTCCAAAGCCACCTCCGGTTTCAGACAGTGTAGAAGTCAAAAAAACTCCCCAAATATTAGGCATAGACGTATCGCATTTCCAAGGTGATGTCAACTGGCCAAAAGTAAAAGATGCCAAGATCACATTTGTTTATGACAAAGCTTCTGAAGGAAAATCTTTTAAAGATCCTGATTATGCCCAAAATAAAATTGGAGCCCATGAAAATGGATTAGCACATGGGTCTTATCATTTTTTCACTTCAGATGCTGACGCAATAGAACAAGCAAATTTATTTATTAGTATCATCGATTATGGACCTGGAGATATGCCTCCGGTTTTGGATTTAGAACAGGGAGGAATAAAAGGTGAAATCAATCCTACAACTTTTCAATCTGAAGTATTAACATGGTTAAATCATGTAGAATCCAAACTTGGTGTAAAACCCATTATTTATACCAACCATGTGTTTGGAGATCGATATCTGACTCATGCTAATTTTTCAAATTATCATTTATGGATTGCAGAATATGGAGTCGAACAACCAACCATTCCTAAAACTTGGAGCGATATAGGCTGGTTAATCTGGCAAAGATCTGAAAGAGGCACCATTGAAGGAGCCATTGGTCAGGTAGACCATGATTTATACAATCCTACTAAACCATTTGAAGTCATAAAAAAATAG
- a CDS encoding PorP/SprF family type IX secretion system membrane protein — translation MKKNIRNIAMVFLVLSVALTAEAQSRKHISNFSHFQSYFNPALTGYEGSTIRGFVRNQWSGFEGAPKTYFISAELDFGELAGEEDPALMGKNAVSANMLYDTYGAFRETELLLSYASRVRLTEQHNLRLGVGLNYQSIRLDGNSLTTEEQNDPTLGQYIGQFSNMNVIDFNLGIALTHAKYYVSYGMHRVAGGKITSGDEFMDGYPTAIMVQAGYRESISENLGVIFNAFYRSQKDMKDNLEFNLKALLMDRVWVGMGHRINYATNAQLGILTNRLRIGYLYEFSTGGGYNLPGNTHEFTAVFNLFRDNNRRSDNQVLIW, via the coding sequence ATGAAAAAGAATATCAGAAATATCGCAATGGTTTTTTTAGTCCTTTCAGTAGCACTAACTGCAGAGGCTCAGTCGAGAAAACACATCTCCAATTTCAGCCATTTTCAAAGTTACTTCAACCCTGCATTAACAGGATATGAAGGGAGTACTATCCGAGGCTTTGTAAGAAATCAATGGTCAGGGTTTGAGGGAGCTCCTAAGACTTATTTTATATCAGCAGAATTGGACTTCGGAGAACTTGCCGGGGAGGAAGATCCAGCATTGATGGGTAAGAATGCGGTGTCAGCAAATATGTTATACGATACTTATGGAGCATTTAGAGAAACTGAATTATTACTTTCATATGCTTCTAGAGTGAGGTTAACTGAGCAACATAACTTACGATTGGGTGTGGGGTTAAACTACCAGAGTATTAGACTTGATGGGAATTCATTGACAACTGAAGAACAAAATGACCCTACGTTGGGGCAATATATTGGCCAGTTTTCAAATATGAATGTGATAGACTTTAATCTTGGTATCGCTTTGACTCATGCCAAATATTATGTTTCCTATGGAATGCATAGAGTAGCAGGAGGGAAGATTACTTCTGGGGATGAGTTTATGGATGGCTACCCTACAGCAATCATGGTTCAGGCAGGGTATAGAGAATCTATAAGCGAAAATTTAGGAGTGATTTTCAACGCATTTTACAGAAGCCAGAAAGACATGAAAGACAATCTGGAATTTAACTTGAAAGCTCTTCTAATGGATCGGGTATGGGTTGGAATGGGTCATAGAATAAACTATGCTACCAATGCACAATTAGGGATCTTAACCAACAGGCTAAGAATCGGGTACCTATATGAATTTTCTACAGGTGGTGGGTATAATTTACCGGGCAACACACACGAGTTCACTGCTGTATTTAACCTGTTCCGTGACAACAATAGAAGATCAGATAATCAAGTCCTGATTTGGTAG